The following nucleotide sequence is from Dialister pneumosintes.
TTTCTTTGTAGCAGAACAACAAAGTATGCGTATTTCAACAGCTGTTTTAAATGATCTTTTAGAAGATGCGAAAATGGTGAATCCACCGCCGGCACATGCAGGTCGCATTGCAAAAATTTATTATATGACTCAAGTTGGAATAAAACCGCCCACTTTTGTATTGTTTACTAATGATGCTAACTTAATTCATTTCTCTTATGTACGCTTTATAGAAAATAGGTTAAGAGAATCTTTCGGTTTTGAAGGTTCGCCTATTCGTATAGTTGTTCGTAGCAAAAAGGATGGTGAAGAGCTATGATGGCTCTTTGCTGGATTGTGTTGGCTTATTTTATAGGAGCTATTCCTTGTGGTTATTTGATTGGACGCATTTTTTATGGAATAGATTTACGTATGCGAGGAAGTGGAAATATTGGTGCTACTAATGCGTATAGAGAATTGGGAATATTTCCTGCACTGATAGTTTTTATTTGTGATAGTGCAAAAGGATATCTGGCTGTATGGTTAGGTGATGTGTCGCCTCTTGTCGCTTTATTATGTGCGACTGCCGTTATTATTGGTAATGACTGGTCTGTTTTTTTGAAATTTAAAAGCGGAAAAGGTGTTGCATGTGGTGTAGGTGCATTTACCTATATTTGTCCGAGTGCTACCATTATAGCTTTTATAGTATGGATTTTGGTATTTATAGGAACAAGAATTGTATCGTTAGCATCCATTATTGCGGCACCCGTAGTAGTTGTAGTACTTTTATTTACGAATATGCCGGTCGAATATGTTATATTTAGTATGATTGCAGCAATTATTGTTGTAGGAAAGCATCATACTAATATAAAACGATTACTAAGAGGAGAAGAAAAGAAAATTTCTCGTGAGAAGAGGTAGCAAATGAAGATTTCAATGATTGGCGCAGGTGGTTGGGGTATTGCAATGATTGCTCATTTAGCACATAACAATAAAGATATCACCTTATATTGTAGAAATCAGGAAACTGCTTTAGCATTACAAAAAAACAGAGAAAGTAAAAAATATCTTCCGGGAATTTTTATTCCGGAGCATGTACATATTACCAGTAATCTAAAAGAAGCTACGATAGATAAAGAGTGCATTATTATTTCTACACCTTCATCAGCTTTGGAAGACACAATAAAAGATTTATCTATTTACCTAAAAAAAGATGCTATTGTAGTTTGTGCTTCAAAAGGACTATCCTATCCTGATGGTGGCTGTTTATCAGATGTTATAGCTAAACAATTAAAAGGTGTTACCGATAATATTGTGGTTTTATCAGGCCCTAATCATGCAGAAGAAGTTGGCAAAGGACTTCCTGCTGCTACTGTAGTTGCTTCAAAAAAAGAACGAGCGGCTCATGCCGTACAAGATCTTTATATGTCTTCAAATTTTAGAGTATATTGCAGTACTGATATTATAGGTGTTGAGTATGGTGGGGCATTAAAAAATATTATTGCTATTGCGTCCGGTGTTCAAGATGGATTGGGGTTGGGAGATAATTCTCGTGCAGCACTTATTACACGTGGACTTAATGAGATTACACGGTTTGGAGTTGCATTTGGAGCAAAATCTGAAACTTTTTATGGATTATCCGGAATTGGCGATTTAATT
It contains:
- a CDS encoding NAD(P)H-dependent glycerol-3-phosphate dehydrogenase, with product MKISMIGAGGWGIAMIAHLAHNNKDITLYCRNQETALALQKNRESKKYLPGIFIPEHVHITSNLKEATIDKECIIISTPSSALEDTIKDLSIYLKKDAIVVCASKGLSYPDGGCLSDVIAKQLKGVTDNIVVLSGPNHAEEVGKGLPAATVVASKKERAAHAVQDLYMSSNFRVYCSTDIIGVEYGGALKNIIAIASGVQDGLGLGDNSRAALITRGLNEITRFGVAFGAKSETFYGLSGIGDLIATCTSTHSRNYNAGIKLANGMTKNQILAETSMVVEGFRTTEIVYSIAQKIGIDMPITSEIYRLMHGIHSPRQAVDCLMTRSKKNETDKRLHEIFE
- the plsY gene encoding glycerol-3-phosphate 1-O-acyltransferase PlsY; amino-acid sequence: MMALCWIVLAYFIGAIPCGYLIGRIFYGIDLRMRGSGNIGATNAYRELGIFPALIVFICDSAKGYLAVWLGDVSPLVALLCATAVIIGNDWSVFLKFKSGKGVACGVGAFTYICPSATIIAFIVWILVFIGTRIVSLASIIAAPVVVVVLLFTNMPVEYVIFSMIAAIIVVGKHHTNIKRLLRGEEKKISREKR